In Agromyces sp. 3263, a single genomic region encodes these proteins:
- the dapB gene encoding 4-hydroxy-tetrahydrodipicolinate reductase: MTIRVAVAGATGKMGRLAIELIEASDDLELHAALDSRSDLDEMLGADVALDVTHPAASAGIVEFATGAGIPIVVGTSGWSSDRIAEIARFVRGHDDAGAVLFIPNFSIGSVLGTAFAALAARFFDSIEIVEAHHAGKVDSPSGTAVRTAELIGRARAEVGPVAAPHADQRARGQLVSGIPVHSLRLSGVLAEQRVVLGGEGETLTIAHSTVSASAYEQGILLALRRAPAASGVVVGLDALLDLGLPDPS, translated from the coding sequence GTGACGATACGGGTCGCCGTGGCCGGAGCCACGGGCAAGATGGGGCGTCTGGCGATCGAGCTCATCGAGGCATCCGACGACCTCGAACTGCACGCCGCGCTCGATTCGCGGTCGGACCTCGACGAGATGCTCGGCGCCGACGTCGCCCTCGACGTCACGCACCCCGCCGCGAGCGCGGGGATCGTCGAGTTCGCGACCGGCGCGGGCATCCCCATCGTGGTCGGCACCTCGGGGTGGTCGAGCGACCGCATCGCCGAGATCGCCCGGTTCGTGCGCGGCCACGACGACGCCGGCGCCGTGCTCTTCATCCCGAACTTCTCGATCGGCAGCGTCCTCGGCACCGCCTTCGCGGCGCTCGCGGCCCGCTTCTTCGATTCCATCGAGATCGTCGAGGCGCACCACGCCGGCAAGGTGGACTCGCCGTCGGGTACCGCCGTGCGCACGGCCGAGCTCATCGGCCGGGCGCGCGCCGAGGTCGGCCCCGTCGCCGCGCCCCACGCCGACCAGCGCGCCCGCGGCCAGCTCGTCTCCGGGATCCCGGTCCACAGCCTCCGGCTGTCGGGCGTGCTCGCCGAGCAGCGGGTGGTGCTCGGCGGCGAGGGCGAGACGCTGACGATCGCCCATTCCACGGTGTCGGCCTCGGCCTACGAGCAGGGCATCCTGCTGGCGCTGCGACGCGCGCCCGCGGCATCCGGAGTCGTCGTCGGCCTCGACGCGCTGCTCGACCTCGGCCTGCCCGACCCCTCATGA
- a CDS encoding thymidylate synthase, producing MAETIPTPYEDLLRDVLEHGTHKTDRTGTGTRSVFGRQLRFDLSQGFPLVTTKRVHFKSIAYELLWFLQGSSNVGWLREHGVTIWDEWADAAGELGPVYGVQWRSWPTPGGETIDQISQVIEQIRVNPDSRRLIVSAWNPADIPDMALAPCHALFQFYVADGRLSCQLYQRSADLFLGVPFNIASYALLTHMVAQQTGLEVGDFVWTGGDCHIYDNHVEQVTEQLTRSPFAPPTLRFARTPASIFDYEYDDFIVEGYEHHPAIRAAVAV from the coding sequence ATGGCCGAGACGATCCCCACGCCCTATGAAGACCTCCTGCGCGACGTGCTCGAGCACGGTACGCACAAGACCGATCGCACGGGCACCGGCACGCGCAGCGTGTTCGGCCGCCAGTTGCGGTTCGACCTCTCGCAGGGGTTCCCGCTCGTCACCACGAAGCGCGTGCACTTCAAGTCGATCGCCTACGAGCTGCTGTGGTTCCTGCAGGGCTCCTCGAACGTCGGGTGGCTCCGCGAGCACGGCGTCACCATCTGGGACGAGTGGGCGGATGCCGCGGGCGAGCTCGGTCCCGTCTACGGGGTGCAGTGGCGCTCGTGGCCGACGCCCGGCGGCGAGACGATCGACCAGATCTCGCAGGTCATCGAGCAGATCCGAGTGAACCCCGACTCCCGCCGCCTCATCGTCTCGGCGTGGAATCCGGCCGACATCCCCGACATGGCGCTCGCGCCCTGCCACGCGCTGTTCCAGTTCTACGTGGCCGACGGCAGGCTGTCGTGCCAGCTCTACCAGCGCAGCGCCGACCTGTTCCTCGGCGTGCCGTTCAACATCGCCTCCTATGCCCTGCTCACCCACATGGTCGCTCAGCAGACCGGCCTCGAGGTGGGGGACTTCGTGTGGACCGGCGGTGACTGCCACATCTACGACAACCACGTCGAGCAGGTCACCGAACAGCTCACGCGCTCGCCGTTCGCTCCGCCCACTCTGAGGTTCGCCCGCACGCCGGCGTCCATCTTCGACTACGAGTACGACGACTTCATCGTCGAGGGCTACGAGCACCACCCGGCCATCCGCGCGGCCGTCGCGGTATGA
- a CDS encoding TIGR01777 family oxidoreductase — protein MLIAGASGFIGTALIERLHADGHEIVRLVRRRAQGADEATWSPAAGIIDFTVMDRVDAVVNLSGASLARLPWTKTYRGEINDSRVTATRTLADAMRKARRPPAVFLSASAVGFYGDRPGELLTEFSSAGTGFLADVVSRWESAAALAPHETRSVVFRTGIVVGEGGAMQRVGTLTRFGLSGRLGTGGQHWPWIGLTDEVGAIVHLLESRLSGAVNLVGPTPATADRVMAAMAERMHRPYTFTVPERMLELALGRAADELLLSSQKVRPQRLIDDGYRFEHVTIESALDAMLSAPRARA, from the coding sequence GTGCTCATCGCCGGTGCGTCCGGCTTCATCGGAACCGCGCTGATCGAGCGATTGCACGCCGACGGGCACGAGATCGTGCGTCTCGTGCGACGACGCGCCCAGGGCGCCGACGAGGCGACCTGGTCACCGGCCGCGGGCATCATCGACTTCACCGTCATGGATCGCGTGGACGCCGTCGTGAACCTGTCCGGCGCGTCACTCGCCCGGCTGCCGTGGACGAAGACGTACCGCGGCGAGATCAACGACTCGCGCGTGACCGCCACGCGCACCCTCGCGGACGCGATGCGGAAGGCGCGCCGGCCCCCGGCAGTGTTCCTGAGCGCCTCGGCGGTGGGTTTCTACGGCGATCGGCCCGGCGAGCTCCTCACCGAGTTCTCGAGCGCGGGCACTGGATTCCTCGCCGACGTCGTGTCGCGCTGGGAGAGCGCCGCGGCCCTCGCACCGCACGAGACCCGGTCGGTCGTCTTCCGCACGGGCATCGTCGTGGGTGAGGGCGGGGCCATGCAGCGGGTGGGCACCCTCACCCGATTCGGGCTCTCGGGGCGCCTGGGCACCGGAGGCCAGCACTGGCCGTGGATCGGCCTGACCGACGAGGTGGGGGCGATCGTGCACCTGCTCGAGTCCAGGCTGTCGGGCGCGGTGAACCTCGTCGGCCCGACGCCGGCGACGGCCGACCGCGTGATGGCCGCGATGGCCGAGCGGATGCACCGGCCCTACACCTTCACCGTGCCGGAGCGAATGCTCGAGCTGGCGCTCGGCCGGGCCGCCGACGAACTGCTGCTGTCGAGCCAGAAGGTGCGCCCGCAGCGGCTCATCGACGACGGATACCGCTTCGAGCACGTCACGATCGAGTCGGCGCTCGACGCGATGCTCAGCGCTCCGCGCGCTCGAGCGTGA
- a CDS encoding pitrilysin family protein — MNGAVDLPLGQAELSFTAAGDARVRRSVLPSGVRVLSEQVPGSRSVTIGFWVAVGSRDEQQADAAHPATYGSTHFLEHLLFKGTTSRTALDIAISFDAVGGEHNALTAKEYTCYYAKVQDRDLPMAVQVLADMFTSSLLDPVEFDNERGVILEELSMAGDDPGDVANECFFEAVLGEHPLGRPIGGSPETIRAATREAVWEHYRANYRPQDLVVTVAGAVDHDALVAELEAALTRHGWDLTAEGAPVERRSITPAVLAPGTAVTVVPRPTEQVNLLLGVPGLVATDERRSTMSVLNAIFGSGMSSRLFQQVRERRGLAYAVYSFAPGYSDAGLFGMYAGCAPAKAGTVAALMRTELERVAEHGVTADELRRAAGQLSGASALALEDSDTRMSRLGRAELTLGEFIDLDEALRRIALVTADDVQELAADLAARPFSLVAVGAADESAFRGAVDEIAPSTDVA, encoded by the coding sequence ATGAACGGCGCTGTCGACCTCCCACTCGGCCAGGCCGAACTCTCCTTCACAGCCGCAGGCGACGCGCGAGTTCGGCGCAGCGTGCTCCCGTCGGGAGTTCGGGTGCTCAGCGAGCAGGTGCCGGGCAGTCGCAGCGTCACCATCGGCTTCTGGGTCGCCGTCGGCTCACGAGACGAGCAGCAGGCGGATGCCGCGCACCCCGCCACGTACGGGTCGACCCACTTCCTCGAGCACCTGCTGTTCAAGGGCACCACGAGTCGCACGGCGCTCGACATCGCCATCTCCTTCGACGCCGTCGGCGGCGAGCACAACGCGCTCACGGCGAAGGAGTACACGTGCTACTACGCCAAGGTGCAGGATCGCGACCTGCCGATGGCGGTGCAGGTGCTCGCCGACATGTTCACCTCGTCGCTGCTCGACCCGGTCGAGTTCGACAACGAGCGGGGCGTCATCCTCGAGGAGCTCTCGATGGCGGGCGACGACCCGGGGGATGTCGCGAACGAGTGCTTCTTCGAGGCCGTGCTCGGGGAGCATCCGCTCGGCCGCCCCATCGGCGGCAGCCCCGAGACCATCCGCGCGGCGACGCGCGAGGCGGTGTGGGAGCACTACCGCGCGAACTACCGCCCGCAAGACCTGGTGGTCACCGTGGCCGGGGCGGTCGACCACGACGCGCTCGTCGCCGAGCTCGAGGCCGCCCTCACCCGGCACGGTTGGGACCTCACCGCCGAAGGGGCGCCGGTCGAGCGGCGCAGCATCACGCCGGCGGTGCTCGCACCCGGCACCGCCGTCACGGTCGTGCCCCGGCCAACCGAGCAGGTCAACCTGCTCCTCGGCGTGCCCGGGCTCGTGGCGACCGACGAGCGCCGCTCCACGATGAGCGTGCTGAACGCGATCTTCGGGTCGGGCATGTCGTCCCGGCTGTTCCAGCAGGTGCGCGAGCGCCGGGGCCTCGCCTACGCGGTCTACTCGTTCGCGCCCGGATACTCCGACGCCGGCCTGTTCGGCATGTACGCCGGCTGCGCGCCGGCCAAGGCCGGCACCGTGGCCGCGCTGATGCGCACCGAGCTCGAACGGGTGGCCGAGCACGGCGTCACGGCCGATGAGCTGCGACGCGCCGCCGGTCAGCTGAGCGGTGCGTCCGCGCTCGCGCTCGAGGACTCCGACACCCGGATGTCACGGCTCGGCCGAGCCGAGCTGACGCTGGGCGAGTTCATCGACCTCGACGAGGCGCTGCGGCGCATCGCCCTCGTCACCGCCGACGACGTGCAGGAGCTCGCCGCCGACCTGGCCGCACGGCCGTTCTCGCTGGTCGCGGTGGGCGCGGCCGACGAGTCGGCGTTCCGCGGCGCCGTCGACGAGATCGCGCCCAGCACCGACGTCGCCTGA
- a CDS encoding OsmC family peroxiredoxin, producing MALTSEATTVWTGTLFEGSGQVALDSSGLATFDVNWKARSEGVANTTNPEEMLAAAHSSCFSMALSLALTQAGMPPESIQTTAAVTFEAGKGVLGSHLLVSARVPGITEEQFEAIAEDAKANCPISQALSIPITIEAELA from the coding sequence ATGGCACTCACGAGTGAAGCGACCACGGTCTGGACCGGCACGCTGTTCGAAGGGTCGGGCCAGGTCGCCCTCGACTCCTCGGGCCTCGCGACGTTCGACGTGAACTGGAAGGCCCGCAGCGAAGGCGTCGCGAACACGACGAATCCCGAGGAGATGCTGGCTGCCGCGCACTCCTCGTGCTTCTCGATGGCCCTGTCGCTCGCCCTGACGCAGGCCGGAATGCCGCCCGAGAGCATCCAGACCACGGCAGCCGTCACCTTCGAGGCCGGGAAGGGCGTGCTCGGCAGCCACCTGCTCGTCAGCGCCCGGGTGCCCGGCATCACCGAGGAGCAGTTCGAGGCCATCGCCGAGGACGCCAAGGCGAACTGCCCCATCTCGCAGGCGCTGTCGATCCCGATCACGATCGAAGCCGAGCTCGCCTAG
- a CDS encoding aldo/keto reductase, whose amino-acid sequence MARRHTYRANAASVAGSAVIEEFANLGRDDVLSVTASTTPALRVETVESNTLSGPITVPMPATLGETGILAHPIALGGSTFGWTLGADDSHAVLDRFAGTGGDLLDTADSYAAGRSETIIGSWLRTRHTRDRMRVMTKVGRHPDHHGLAPVDLRAAVEASLDRLGTDRIDVLFFHGDDPETPLEESLGAVDALITEGKVLAIGASDFSPERLIEARVLAANGLPRFELLTARYNLMDRRPFEGATELVAHAQGLAVLPYFALANGFLGGQVRRRSEVRRDARGERVARHLGRRGHRVLTALDEIAFAHGVQPATIALAWLLAKPTVAAPVVSATKPDQVEALMAAASVELHRSELVELDRASA is encoded by the coding sequence GTGGCACGACGGCATACCTACCGAGCCAACGCGGCGAGCGTCGCGGGTTCGGCGGTCATCGAGGAGTTCGCGAATCTGGGGCGCGACGACGTCCTGAGCGTCACCGCGTCGACGACGCCGGCGCTCCGCGTCGAGACCGTCGAGTCGAACACGCTGTCGGGCCCGATCACGGTGCCGATGCCCGCGACCCTGGGTGAGACCGGCATCCTGGCACACCCCATCGCGCTGGGCGGCAGCACCTTCGGGTGGACGCTCGGCGCCGACGATTCCCACGCGGTCCTCGACCGCTTCGCCGGGACCGGCGGCGACCTCCTCGACACAGCCGACAGCTATGCCGCGGGCCGCAGCGAGACGATCATCGGCTCCTGGCTGCGCACCCGGCACACGCGCGATCGGATGCGCGTGATGACGAAGGTCGGACGCCACCCCGACCACCACGGGCTGGCTCCCGTCGACCTCAGGGCGGCGGTCGAGGCGTCCCTCGACCGGCTCGGCACCGATCGCATCGACGTGCTGTTCTTCCACGGAGACGACCCCGAGACGCCCCTCGAGGAGAGCCTCGGCGCGGTCGACGCGCTCATCACCGAGGGCAAGGTGCTCGCCATCGGCGCTTCCGACTTCTCGCCCGAGCGGCTCATCGAGGCGCGTGTCCTCGCCGCCAACGGCCTGCCGCGCTTCGAGCTCCTCACCGCCCGGTACAACCTCATGGACCGTCGACCCTTCGAGGGTGCGACCGAGCTCGTCGCCCATGCCCAGGGCCTCGCCGTGCTGCCGTACTTCGCGCTCGCGAACGGGTTCCTCGGCGGCCAGGTGCGCCGACGCTCCGAGGTGCGTCGCGATGCGCGCGGCGAACGCGTCGCCCGCCACCTCGGACGACGCGGCCACCGCGTCCTCACCGCGCTCGACGAGATCGCGTTCGCCCACGGCGTGCAGCCCGCGACCATCGCACTCGCCTGGCTGCTGGCCAAGCCCACCGTGGCCGCGCCGGTGGTGAGCGCGACGAAGCCCGACCAGGTCGAGGCGCTCATGGCCGCGGCATCCGTCGAACTGCACCGTTCCGAGCTCGTCGAGCTCGATCGCGCCTCGGCCTAG
- a CDS encoding thioredoxin family protein has protein sequence MDWSVALIAAVALPAGATVLGLWWRSRTGRVAAASDDAALDDLGLAPTALGSSATLVQFSTEYCSRCPSTARQLTSIAADYAGVRLVELDLTHRPDLVDRFRILQTPTTLILDAGGTASARIGGVPDAHAVRRHLDTLTGRSRVPS, from the coding sequence ATGGACTGGTCGGTCGCGCTCATCGCGGCCGTCGCGCTGCCCGCCGGGGCCACGGTGCTCGGGCTCTGGTGGCGATCACGGACGGGCCGGGTGGCCGCGGCATCCGATGACGCGGCCCTCGACGACCTCGGACTCGCGCCCACCGCGCTCGGCAGCTCGGCGACGCTGGTGCAGTTCTCGACCGAGTACTGCAGCCGGTGCCCCTCGACGGCACGGCAGCTCACGTCGATCGCCGCGGATTACGCGGGCGTGCGGCTCGTCGAGCTCGACCTCACCCACCGGCCCGACCTGGTTGATCGCTTCCGCATCCTGCAGACGCCGACCACCCTCATCCTCGACGCCGGCGGCACCGCATCCGCCCGCATCGGCGGCGTGCCCGACGCGCACGCCGTCCGCCGCCACCTCGACACCCTCACCGGGAGGTCCCGTGTCCCATCCTGA
- a CDS encoding MaoC family dehydratase, producing MTDVPMREVVQRGLWFEEFEEGVRYLHRPGRTVTEADNVLFTTLTMNPQPLHLDAAWSAEQPFGQRLVNSLFTLSTLVGQSVGQLTQGTLVANLGFGAVAFPAPVFVGDTLYGESIVASKRESASRPGQGVVVLEHTARNQDGVVVATASRTMLVWTREAGERQSSAGHAASGADPSADERTRG from the coding sequence ATGACGGATGTCCCGATGCGCGAGGTCGTGCAGCGTGGGCTCTGGTTCGAGGAGTTCGAGGAGGGCGTGCGTTACCTGCACCGACCGGGGCGAACGGTGACGGAAGCCGACAACGTGCTGTTCACGACGCTGACGATGAACCCGCAGCCGCTCCACCTCGACGCGGCGTGGTCGGCCGAGCAGCCGTTCGGCCAACGGCTCGTCAACTCGCTGTTCACCCTCTCCACGCTGGTGGGGCAGTCGGTGGGCCAGCTCACCCAGGGCACCCTCGTCGCGAACCTCGGCTTCGGTGCGGTGGCGTTCCCCGCGCCCGTGTTCGTCGGCGACACGCTCTACGGCGAGAGCATCGTCGCGTCCAAGCGGGAGTCGGCGTCGCGACCGGGCCAGGGCGTCGTGGTGCTCGAGCACACGGCGCGCAACCAGGACGGCGTCGTCGTGGCGACCGCCTCCCGCACCATGCTCGTGTGGACTCGCGAGGCGGGGGAGCGCCAGTCGTCCGCGGGGCATGCAGCGAGCGGTGCCGACCCCTCCGCCGACGAGCGGACCCGCGGATGA
- a CDS encoding CoA ester lyase, whose protein sequence is MTHPPFRFGPALLFCPADRPDRYRKAGERADAVILDLEDAVADDAKRAARVALVASTLDPERVIVRVNPASTPHFADDLAALAATPYRTVMLAKCEGTADLVGLEDHEVIALCETARGVLAAAEVAALPNVSALMWGAEDLVASLGGSSSRRADGAYRGVAAHSRSQVLLAAGAHGVAAIDTVHLDIADLEGLRQEAEDAVAVGFAATACIHPSQVDVVRAAYRPDPERLEWARAVLAAAAGAGAGVFAFRGGMVDAPVLRQAEAVVRRSGRG, encoded by the coding sequence ATGACGCATCCGCCGTTCCGCTTCGGCCCGGCCCTGCTCTTCTGCCCGGCCGACCGGCCCGACCGCTACCGGAAGGCGGGCGAACGGGCGGACGCGGTGATCCTCGACCTGGAGGATGCGGTCGCCGACGACGCGAAGCGGGCGGCGCGGGTCGCCCTCGTCGCTTCCACGCTCGACCCCGAGCGGGTCATCGTGCGCGTCAACCCTGCGTCGACCCCGCACTTCGCCGACGACCTCGCCGCCCTCGCCGCGACGCCCTACCGCACGGTGATGCTCGCCAAGTGCGAGGGCACCGCCGACCTCGTCGGCCTCGAGGACCACGAGGTCATCGCCCTCTGCGAGACGGCGCGGGGGGTGCTCGCCGCGGCCGAGGTCGCGGCCCTGCCCAACGTGTCCGCGCTGATGTGGGGCGCCGAGGACCTCGTGGCCTCACTCGGCGGATCGTCGAGCCGGCGTGCCGACGGAGCCTACCGCGGCGTCGCTGCGCACTCCCGCTCGCAGGTGCTCCTCGCGGCGGGCGCCCACGGCGTCGCCGCCATCGACACCGTGCACCTCGACATCGCCGACCTCGAGGGCCTCCGGCAGGAGGCCGAGGACGCCGTCGCCGTGGGATTCGCCGCCACGGCATGCATCCACCCATCGCAGGTCGACGTCGTCCGTGCGGCCTACCGGCCCGACCCGGAGCGCCTCGAGTGGGCCCGTGCCGTGCTGGCCGCAGCGGCCGGGGCCGGTGCGGGCGTCTTCGCGTTCCGCGGTGGGATGGTGGACGCGCCCGTGCTCCGCCAGGCCGAGGCGGTCGTGCGCCGCTCCGGCCGCGGCTAG
- a CDS encoding GNAT family N-acetyltransferase: MRFRAVDVTGAEALSLLDAYFAERAAGFPAEQGEYRPTYPVAEQFTPPAGVFLVVEDDRDDRAEVIGCGGVRRIDSRPGSDEPRFEVKHLWLAPAARGRGAGRRLLDELERRAVAFGARELVLDTNASLAAAGGLYRSSGYAEIEPYNANPNATHWYGKHVG, from the coding sequence ATGCGGTTCCGAGCGGTCGACGTCACGGGCGCCGAGGCGCTCTCCCTGCTGGATGCGTACTTCGCGGAGCGTGCCGCGGGCTTCCCCGCCGAGCAGGGCGAATACCGTCCGACCTACCCGGTCGCCGAGCAGTTCACCCCGCCGGCCGGCGTGTTCCTCGTCGTCGAGGATGATCGCGACGACCGGGCCGAGGTGATCGGATGCGGCGGCGTGCGGCGCATCGACTCCCGCCCCGGATCGGACGAGCCCCGCTTCGAGGTGAAGCACCTCTGGCTCGCGCCGGCCGCCCGTGGTCGTGGAGCGGGCCGGCGTCTCCTCGACGAGCTCGAGCGTCGCGCCGTGGCCTTCGGCGCTCGCGAACTGGTGCTCGACACGAACGCGAGCCTCGCGGCGGCCGGCGGCCTGTACCGGTCGAGCGGCTACGCCGAGATCGAGCCGTACAACGCCAACCCGAACGCGACGCACTGGTACGGCAAGCACGTCGGCTGA
- a CDS encoding dihydrofolate reductase, translated as MTTGADAATPRPSIGLIWAESGGVIGRDGGMPWHVPEDLAHFKELTLGAPVIMGRKTWESLPPRYRPLPGRANLVVTRQADWAAEGAERAASVDGALALAAAREPARVWVIGGAEVFRQTLPLADRLEVTELRAPGGGAVIEPRAGDTPAPVVDTAVWRRADAEPSDTAWLISRGGPEYRFLSYARA; from the coding sequence ATGACGACGGGTGCGGATGCCGCGACCCCGCGTCCGTCGATCGGCCTCATCTGGGCCGAGTCGGGGGGCGTCATCGGCCGCGACGGCGGAATGCCCTGGCACGTGCCCGAAGACCTGGCGCACTTCAAGGAGCTCACGCTCGGCGCGCCCGTGATCATGGGGCGCAAGACGTGGGAGTCGCTCCCGCCGCGGTACCGGCCGCTGCCAGGGCGGGCGAACCTCGTCGTGACGCGTCAGGCCGACTGGGCCGCCGAGGGCGCGGAGCGCGCGGCATCCGTCGACGGGGCACTCGCGCTTGCCGCGGCGCGGGAGCCCGCGCGCGTGTGGGTCATCGGCGGAGCCGAGGTCTTCCGGCAGACCCTGCCGCTCGCCGACCGCCTCGAGGTGACCGAGCTCCGGGCGCCGGGCGGAGGCGCGGTGATCGAGCCGCGTGCGGGCGACACCCCCGCTCCCGTGGTGGACACGGCGGTGTGGCGGCGGGCCGACGCCGAGCCGTCCGACACCGCGTGGCTCATCTCACGCGGCGGCCCCGAGTACCGCTTCCTCAGTTACGCCCGCGCCTGA
- a CDS encoding histidine phosphatase family protein — translation MPHHLYLVRHGEQLDAEHGMPDGPLSPRGRRQAQLLGERLGGVPFDNAWHSPLQRATETAEIIAAKMPALNPEPSALLFDCIPSGPAPETPKVYEPFFGSVTEAEIEAGSAQMADAGAEFLRSHREDRHDLLITHNFVIGWLVREALGAPEWRWLSIHQANCGLTVLTQKSGRPWNLLVHNDLAHLPFELRSGLPEPYAL, via the coding sequence GTGCCCCACCATCTCTACCTCGTGCGCCACGGCGAGCAGCTCGACGCCGAGCACGGCATGCCCGACGGTCCGCTCTCGCCCCGGGGACGCCGGCAGGCGCAACTGCTCGGCGAGCGGCTCGGCGGCGTGCCGTTCGACAACGCCTGGCACTCGCCGTTGCAGCGCGCCACCGAGACGGCCGAGATCATCGCGGCGAAGATGCCGGCGCTGAACCCCGAGCCCTCGGCACTGCTGTTCGACTGCATCCCCTCGGGTCCCGCGCCTGAGACGCCCAAGGTCTACGAGCCGTTCTTCGGCTCGGTCACCGAGGCGGAGATCGAGGCGGGCAGCGCCCAGATGGCGGATGCCGGAGCGGAGTTCCTGCGGTCGCACCGTGAGGACCGGCACGACCTCCTGATCACCCACAACTTCGTGATCGGCTGGCTCGTGCGCGAGGCCCTCGGTGCTCCCGAGTGGCGGTGGCTCTCGATCCACCAGGCCAACTGCGGGCTCACCGTGCTCACCCAGAAGTCGGGCCGCCCGTGGAACCTGCTGGTGCACAACGACCTCGCGCACCTGCCGTTCGAGCTGCGGTCCGGGCTCCCCGAGCCCTACGCGCTCTGA
- a CDS encoding DUF4395 domain-containing protein, translating into MSHPESDRPDGIDPRGPRFTAGITAVLLLVVAVLGFGGADLAAWILLAALSALFAWGAFAGVRRHPFALVFRRLIRPRLSPPDELEDPRPPTFAQGVGFAVTIVGVILGAAGLAAAVPIAASLAFIAAFLNAAFGYCLGCQLYVLLVRARVIART; encoded by the coding sequence GTGTCCCATCCTGAATCCGACCGACCCGACGGCATCGATCCGCGGGGCCCGCGCTTCACGGCGGGGATCACCGCGGTGCTCCTGCTCGTCGTGGCCGTGCTCGGCTTCGGCGGGGCCGACCTCGCCGCGTGGATCCTCCTCGCCGCGCTGAGCGCGCTCTTCGCGTGGGGCGCCTTCGCCGGCGTCCGCCGGCACCCGTTCGCGCTCGTGTTCCGAAGGCTCATACGACCGCGACTGTCCCCGCCCGACGAGCTCGAGGACCCACGTCCGCCGACCTTCGCGCAGGGCGTCGGCTTCGCGGTGACCATCGTCGGCGTCATCCTGGGGGCGGCCGGGCTCGCCGCCGCGGTGCCGATCGCGGCATCCCTCGCCTTCATCGCCGCGTTCCTCAACGCGGCGTTCGGGTACTGCCTCGGATGCCAGCTGTACGTGCTGCTCGTGCGGGCACGAGTCATCGCACGGACCTGA